One genomic segment of Sminthopsis crassicaudata isolate SCR6 chromosome 2, ASM4859323v1, whole genome shotgun sequence includes these proteins:
- the ZNF821 gene encoding zinc finger protein 821 isoform X4, with the protein MVKVKKELENAEQSVGGNEVIGEHEVTEHLNSDPMLGLCQCPLCQLDCGSREQLIAHVYQHTAAVVSAKSYVCPVCGRALSSPGSLGRHLLIHSEDQRSNCAVCGARFTSHATFNSEKLPEVLNMESVPPNHSEGPSSAEGKDIAFSPPVYPAGILLVCNNCAAYRKLLEAQAPGVRKWALRRQNEPLEVRLQRLERERTAKKSRRDNETPEEREVRRMRDREAKRLQRLQETDEQRARRLQRDREAMRLKRANETPEKRQARLIREREAKRLKRRLEKMDMMLRAQFGQDPSAVAALAAEMSFFQLPVGSVELESQLLGKVAFEEQNSSSLH; encoded by the exons ATGGTGAAAGTGAAAAAGGAGTTAGAGAACGCAGAGCAGAGTGTTGGAGGGAATGAGGTGATAGGGGAGCATGAG GTCACGGAACATTTGAATTCGGATCCCATGCTTGGTCTTTGTCAGTGTCCCCTTTGTCAGTTGGACTGTGGTAGCCGAGAACAACTCATTGCTCATGTCTACCAG CACACTGCAGCAGTGGTGAGTGCCAAGAGTTACGTGTGCCCCGTGTGTGGCCGAGCCCTCAGCTCCCCAGGATCGCTGGGCCGCCACCTCCTCATCCACTCCGAGGACCAGCGGTCTAACTGTGCAGTGTGTGGAGCTCGTTTCACCAGCCACGCCACCTTCAACAG tgaaaAGCTTCCGGAAGTACTGAATATGGAGTCTGTACCCCCCAACCACAGCGAAGGCCCCTCCAGTGCAGAGGGGAAGGACATTGCCTTCAGTCCCCCTGTGTACCCTGCTGGCATCCTGCTGGTGTGCAACAACTGTGCGGCCTACCGCAAGCTGCTAGAAGCCCAGGCGCCTGGGGTCCGCAAATGGGCACTGCGGCGGCAGAACGAGCCTTTGGAGGTTCGGCTGCAGAGGCTGGAACGGGAGCGCACGGCCAAGAAGAGCCGGAGGGACAACGAGACCCCTGAAGAACGGGAAGTGAGGCGCATGCGGGACCGGGAGGCCAAGCGCCTGCAGCGCCTGCAGGAAACTGACGAGCAGCGGGCACGCCGCCTGCAGCGGGACCGAGAGGCCATGAGGCTTAAACGCGCCAACGAGACTCCGGAGAAACGGCAGGCCCGGCTTATCCGGGAGCGCGAAGCCAAGCGGCTAAAGCGGCGGCTGGAAAAAATGGACATGATGTTGCGAGCTCAGTTCGGTCAGGACCCCTCTGCCGTGGCCGCCTTGGCAGCCGAGATGAGCTTCTTTCAGCTGCCGGTGGGCAGTGTGGAGCTGGAGAGTCAGCTTCTGGGCAAGGTAGCCTTTGAGGAGCAGAACAGCAGCTCTCTCCACTGA
- the ZNF821 gene encoding zinc finger protein 821 isoform X1, with translation MRSSIELGGRGEGRPNPVRRACRLGEAPEGDPAPAPPVRRRRWSRQRRTGMREAGARLRRLLLVHAPPSWRVHERRGPAARVAIFSPLRLSVCRWLCPSATPPVGSLRTARPEPARPRPRPRPGEAPDLAWPEPRTRGPLSGGPSVWPAGGGAQRGGLELPVPGDSEGDEEETTQDEVSSHTSEEDGGMVKVKKELENAEQSVGGNEVIGEHEVTEHLNSDPMLGLCQCPLCQLDCGSREQLIAHVYQHTAAVVSAKSYVCPVCGRALSSPGSLGRHLLIHSEDQRSNCAVCGARFTSHATFNSEKLPEVLNMESVPPNHSEGPSSAEGKDIAFSPPVYPAGILLVCNNCAAYRKLLEAQAPGVRKWALRRQNEPLEVRLQRLERERTAKKSRRDNETPEEREVRRMRDREAKRLQRLQETDEQRARRLQRDREAMRLKRANETPEKRQARLIREREAKRLKRRLEKMDMMLRAQFGQDPSAVAALAAEMSFFQLPVGSVELESQLLGKVAFEEQNSSSLH, from the exons ATGAGGTCTTCGATTGAACTTGGTGGCAGAGGGGAAGGGAGGCCCAACCCCGTAAGGCGGGCCTGCCGGTTGGGGGAGGCTCCGGAGGGAGaccccgcccccgccccgcccgTGAGGAGGAGAAGGTGGAGCCGGCAGCGGCGAACGGGGATGAGGGAGGCGGGGGCGCGGCTCCGGCGGCTCCTGCTCGTGCACGCGCCCCCCAGCTGGCGGGTGCACGAGCGGCGCGGTCCCGCCGCTCGCGTCGCCATCTTTTCCCCCctccgtctgtctgtctgccGCTGGCTTTGTCCGTCTGCAACGCCGCCCGTAGGATCCCTGCGCACGGCCCGGCCAGAGCccgcccggccccggccccggccccggcccggaGAGGCCCCGGACCTGGCGTGGCCCGAGCCGCGAACCCGGGGTCCATTGTCCGGCGGTCCGTCTGTCTGGCCGGCCGGAGGCGGGGCCCAGCGTGGGGGTCTGGAGCTCCCGGTACCGG GCGACAGTGAGGGGGACGAAGAGGAGACCACGCAAGACGAAGTCTCTTCCCACACATCCGAGGAGGATGGCGGGATGGTGAAAGTGAAAAAGGAGTTAGAGAACGCAGAGCAGAGTGTTGGAGGGAATGAGGTGATAGGGGAGCATGAG GTCACGGAACATTTGAATTCGGATCCCATGCTTGGTCTTTGTCAGTGTCCCCTTTGTCAGTTGGACTGTGGTAGCCGAGAACAACTCATTGCTCATGTCTACCAG CACACTGCAGCAGTGGTGAGTGCCAAGAGTTACGTGTGCCCCGTGTGTGGCCGAGCCCTCAGCTCCCCAGGATCGCTGGGCCGCCACCTCCTCATCCACTCCGAGGACCAGCGGTCTAACTGTGCAGTGTGTGGAGCTCGTTTCACCAGCCACGCCACCTTCAACAG tgaaaAGCTTCCGGAAGTACTGAATATGGAGTCTGTACCCCCCAACCACAGCGAAGGCCCCTCCAGTGCAGAGGGGAAGGACATTGCCTTCAGTCCCCCTGTGTACCCTGCTGGCATCCTGCTGGTGTGCAACAACTGTGCGGCCTACCGCAAGCTGCTAGAAGCCCAGGCGCCTGGGGTCCGCAAATGGGCACTGCGGCGGCAGAACGAGCCTTTGGAGGTTCGGCTGCAGAGGCTGGAACGGGAGCGCACGGCCAAGAAGAGCCGGAGGGACAACGAGACCCCTGAAGAACGGGAAGTGAGGCGCATGCGGGACCGGGAGGCCAAGCGCCTGCAGCGCCTGCAGGAAACTGACGAGCAGCGGGCACGCCGCCTGCAGCGGGACCGAGAGGCCATGAGGCTTAAACGCGCCAACGAGACTCCGGAGAAACGGCAGGCCCGGCTTATCCGGGAGCGCGAAGCCAAGCGGCTAAAGCGGCGGCTGGAAAAAATGGACATGATGTTGCGAGCTCAGTTCGGTCAGGACCCCTCTGCCGTGGCCGCCTTGGCAGCCGAGATGAGCTTCTTTCAGCTGCCGGTGGGCAGTGTGGAGCTGGAGAGTCAGCTTCTGGGCAAGGTAGCCTTTGAGGAGCAGAACAGCAGCTCTCTCCACTGA
- the ZNF821 gene encoding zinc finger protein 821 isoform X2, which yields MSRRKQTNPNKVHWEQVFAGLEEQARQAMMKTDFPGDLGNQHPAIQQLRDQASSSSDSEGDEEETTQDEVSSHTSEEDGGMVKVKKELENAEQSVGGNEVIGEHEVTEHLNSDPMLGLCQCPLCQLDCGSREQLIAHVYQHTAAVVSAKSYVCPVCGRALSSPGSLGRHLLIHSEDQRSNCAVCGARFTSHATFNSEKLPEVLNMESVPPNHSEGPSSAEGKDIAFSPPVYPAGILLVCNNCAAYRKLLEAQAPGVRKWALRRQNEPLEVRLQRLERERTAKKSRRDNETPEEREVRRMRDREAKRLQRLQETDEQRARRLQRDREAMRLKRANETPEKRQARLIREREAKRLKRRLEKMDMMLRAQFGQDPSAVAALAAEMSFFQLPVGSVELESQLLGKVAFEEQNSSSLH from the exons ATGTCCCGTCGGAAACAGACCAATCCAAATAAAGTTCACT GGGAACAGGTATTTGCTGGGCTGGAGGAGCAAGCCCGACAGGCGATGATGAAAACTGATTTTCCTGGAGATCTTGGCAATCAGCATCCAGCTATCCAACAACTGAGAGATCAGGCCTCCAGTAGCA GCGACAGTGAGGGGGACGAAGAGGAGACCACGCAAGACGAAGTCTCTTCCCACACATCCGAGGAGGATGGCGGGATGGTGAAAGTGAAAAAGGAGTTAGAGAACGCAGAGCAGAGTGTTGGAGGGAATGAGGTGATAGGGGAGCATGAG GTCACGGAACATTTGAATTCGGATCCCATGCTTGGTCTTTGTCAGTGTCCCCTTTGTCAGTTGGACTGTGGTAGCCGAGAACAACTCATTGCTCATGTCTACCAG CACACTGCAGCAGTGGTGAGTGCCAAGAGTTACGTGTGCCCCGTGTGTGGCCGAGCCCTCAGCTCCCCAGGATCGCTGGGCCGCCACCTCCTCATCCACTCCGAGGACCAGCGGTCTAACTGTGCAGTGTGTGGAGCTCGTTTCACCAGCCACGCCACCTTCAACAG tgaaaAGCTTCCGGAAGTACTGAATATGGAGTCTGTACCCCCCAACCACAGCGAAGGCCCCTCCAGTGCAGAGGGGAAGGACATTGCCTTCAGTCCCCCTGTGTACCCTGCTGGCATCCTGCTGGTGTGCAACAACTGTGCGGCCTACCGCAAGCTGCTAGAAGCCCAGGCGCCTGGGGTCCGCAAATGGGCACTGCGGCGGCAGAACGAGCCTTTGGAGGTTCGGCTGCAGAGGCTGGAACGGGAGCGCACGGCCAAGAAGAGCCGGAGGGACAACGAGACCCCTGAAGAACGGGAAGTGAGGCGCATGCGGGACCGGGAGGCCAAGCGCCTGCAGCGCCTGCAGGAAACTGACGAGCAGCGGGCACGCCGCCTGCAGCGGGACCGAGAGGCCATGAGGCTTAAACGCGCCAACGAGACTCCGGAGAAACGGCAGGCCCGGCTTATCCGGGAGCGCGAAGCCAAGCGGCTAAAGCGGCGGCTGGAAAAAATGGACATGATGTTGCGAGCTCAGTTCGGTCAGGACCCCTCTGCCGTGGCCGCCTTGGCAGCCGAGATGAGCTTCTTTCAGCTGCCGGTGGGCAGTGTGGAGCTGGAGAGTCAGCTTCTGGGCAAGGTAGCCTTTGAGGAGCAGAACAGCAGCTCTCTCCACTGA
- the ZNF821 gene encoding zinc finger protein 821 isoform X3 — MSRRKQTNPNKVHCDSEGDEEETTQDEVSSHTSEEDGGMVKVKKELENAEQSVGGNEVIGEHEVTEHLNSDPMLGLCQCPLCQLDCGSREQLIAHVYQHTAAVVSAKSYVCPVCGRALSSPGSLGRHLLIHSEDQRSNCAVCGARFTSHATFNSEKLPEVLNMESVPPNHSEGPSSAEGKDIAFSPPVYPAGILLVCNNCAAYRKLLEAQAPGVRKWALRRQNEPLEVRLQRLERERTAKKSRRDNETPEEREVRRMRDREAKRLQRLQETDEQRARRLQRDREAMRLKRANETPEKRQARLIREREAKRLKRRLEKMDMMLRAQFGQDPSAVAALAAEMSFFQLPVGSVELESQLLGKVAFEEQNSSSLH, encoded by the exons ATGTCCCGTCGGAAACAGACCAATCCAAATAAAGTTCACT GCGACAGTGAGGGGGACGAAGAGGAGACCACGCAAGACGAAGTCTCTTCCCACACATCCGAGGAGGATGGCGGGATGGTGAAAGTGAAAAAGGAGTTAGAGAACGCAGAGCAGAGTGTTGGAGGGAATGAGGTGATAGGGGAGCATGAG GTCACGGAACATTTGAATTCGGATCCCATGCTTGGTCTTTGTCAGTGTCCCCTTTGTCAGTTGGACTGTGGTAGCCGAGAACAACTCATTGCTCATGTCTACCAG CACACTGCAGCAGTGGTGAGTGCCAAGAGTTACGTGTGCCCCGTGTGTGGCCGAGCCCTCAGCTCCCCAGGATCGCTGGGCCGCCACCTCCTCATCCACTCCGAGGACCAGCGGTCTAACTGTGCAGTGTGTGGAGCTCGTTTCACCAGCCACGCCACCTTCAACAG tgaaaAGCTTCCGGAAGTACTGAATATGGAGTCTGTACCCCCCAACCACAGCGAAGGCCCCTCCAGTGCAGAGGGGAAGGACATTGCCTTCAGTCCCCCTGTGTACCCTGCTGGCATCCTGCTGGTGTGCAACAACTGTGCGGCCTACCGCAAGCTGCTAGAAGCCCAGGCGCCTGGGGTCCGCAAATGGGCACTGCGGCGGCAGAACGAGCCTTTGGAGGTTCGGCTGCAGAGGCTGGAACGGGAGCGCACGGCCAAGAAGAGCCGGAGGGACAACGAGACCCCTGAAGAACGGGAAGTGAGGCGCATGCGGGACCGGGAGGCCAAGCGCCTGCAGCGCCTGCAGGAAACTGACGAGCAGCGGGCACGCCGCCTGCAGCGGGACCGAGAGGCCATGAGGCTTAAACGCGCCAACGAGACTCCGGAGAAACGGCAGGCCCGGCTTATCCGGGAGCGCGAAGCCAAGCGGCTAAAGCGGCGGCTGGAAAAAATGGACATGATGTTGCGAGCTCAGTTCGGTCAGGACCCCTCTGCCGTGGCCGCCTTGGCAGCCGAGATGAGCTTCTTTCAGCTGCCGGTGGGCAGTGTGGAGCTGGAGAGTCAGCTTCTGGGCAAGGTAGCCTTTGAGGAGCAGAACAGCAGCTCTCTCCACTGA